The Solea senegalensis isolate Sse05_10M linkage group LG9, IFAPA_SoseM_1, whole genome shotgun sequence genome has a segment encoding these proteins:
- the bola1 gene encoding bolA-like protein 1, whose protein sequence is MLPSVVHLARPVSIRLAFMRPLAHFRPHMDPDPSRPVERAIRTKLTNALKPDHLEVLNESHMHAVPPGSESHFRVLVVSSQFEGLPLIQRHRMVNETLKDELSCRIHALAIQAKTPAQWGSNPTLAKSPPCMGGSKGDHTVDQKLKTGQE, encoded by the coding sequence ATGCTGCCCAGTGTTGTCCACTTGGCTCGGCCCGTCTCCATCCGTCTCGCCTTTATGCGGCCTCTGGCCCACTTCAGACCACACATGGACCCAGACCCAAGCCGCCCTGTTGAGAGGGCTATCAGGACCAAACTAACCAACGCACTAAAGCCGGATCACTTAGAAGTTCTTAATGAAAGCCACATGCACGCTGTGCCCCCTGGTTCCGAATCCCATTTCCGTGTCCTGGTCGTGAGCTCCCAGTTTGAGGGTCTGCCGCTGATTCAGCGTCACCGTATGGTTAATGAGACTTTGAAGGATGAGTTGAGTTGCCGCATTCATGCACTGGCCATTCAGGCTAAAACTCCTGCACAGTGGGGGAGTAACCCTACACTGGCGAAGAGCCCACCGTGCATGGGAGGGTCGAAGGGAGATCACACTGTGGACCAGAAACTCAAGACTGGACAAGAATAA